The following proteins are encoded in a genomic region of Colletotrichum higginsianum IMI 349063 chromosome 9, whole genome shotgun sequence:
- a CDS encoding Isoamyl alcohol oxidase: MNKVNVLESFTPTSEGATSPRYPVEAPNAITPRDGIQAAVTFHPGVAGLALNYAVAPSGLFTTSGAAAGVAVAGAWGQNGGYGPLTAQYGLGVDQWLEAKVVTADGQLRVANNVSHQDLFWAIRGGGGGTFGVVVEATWKAHIAVPITGYNWYINSTITGTDALDPETGRTPLSDAMQYLLGELPGLQKLGVSAFIYVDISHVRCYAVHPGNASGISKANAAWGPILTKMQSFPNIEPFQTKPYNFDDYKDFFVTTYGPLAETTTNKQPRNHGIFPYDSRLMAPEHLRDPGIMDALGGAEGTYGLLMTAPGQSQGSGADTSANPGWRRAVVHLVASPNADGLRKLAPDMGAYINEVCWIFDFLKQR; encoded by the exons ATGAACAAGGTCAACGTTCTGGAGTCGTTTACCCCAACCAGCGAAGGCGCTACCAGTCCCCGTTACCCTGTTGAGGCACCAAATGCGATTACACCGAGAGACGGAATTCAAGCTGCGGTCACTTTTCACCCGGGCGTAGCTGGCCTTGCTCTCAACTACGCAGTCGCTCCCTCGGGACTGTTCACCACGAGCGGAGCAGCAG CTGGCGTAGCTGTTGCTGGAGCCTGGGGTCAAAATGGCGGCTACGGTCCCTTGACTGCCCAGTACGGCCTAGGGGTTGACCAATGGCTTGAAGCAAAAGTCGTTACTGCGGACGGCCAGCTAAGAGTGGCAAACAATGTGTCTCATCAAGATCTTTTCTGGGCTATCcgcgggggcggaggggggacTTTCGGCGTTGTGGTTGAGGCCACCTGGAAGGCACATATTGCCGTTCCAATCACTGGCTACAACTGGTATATCAACTCGACAATCACAGGAACAGATGCGCTGGATCCTGAGACTGGGAGAACGCCGCTCAGTGACGCGATGCAGTATCTGTTGGGGGAGTTGCCTGGTCTACAAAAACTAGGCGTCAGCGCTTTCATTTACGTTGACATCAGCCACGTCAGATGCTACGCCGTCCACCCAGGAAATGCCTCCGGAATATCCAAGGCGAATGCAGCATGGGGGCCGATTCTCACCAAGATGCAATCGTTTCCCAACATTGAGCCTTTCCAAACAAAACCGTATAATTTCGACGATTACAAAGACTTTTTCGTTACAACTTATGGACCTCTGGCTGAGACGACGACAAACAAACAACCAAGAAACCACGGGATTTTCCCATACGATAGCCGCCTTATGGCTCCCGAGCATCTTCGCGATCCTGGAATTATGGATGCATTGGGAGGGGCTGAGGGGACATATGGATTGCTTATGACTGCACCGGGTCAATCGCAAGGCTCCGGCGCTGACACCTCTGCAAATCCGGGTTGGAGAAGAGCGGTTGTTCACCTTGTTGCCTCTCCAAACGCCGACGGACTTCGTAAACTTGCCCCAGACATGGGCGCATACATAAATGAGGTATGTTGGATCTTTGACTTTTTGAAGCAGCGATGA